GGAAGACGAACTCGTCGGCCCCGGACTCGTTGTACGCCTTGGCCATCTCGACGGGGTCGCCGGTGTACTCGAGGTCCTCGAAGTGGACGCCGGTGTAGACCGCCGGATCCCCGTCTTCGTCCAGGTCGACGTCGATACACGGGATGATTCGCTTTGTCAGTGCCATGAACGGTGGTTCTTATCGGGTGTTGGCACCCGGGGTAGTAAAGGCGTCTGGATCGGACAATTCGCGCCGTCAGTTGCTGGACGGGATCACGCGGCGAACAACCGCTCTCGGAGCGCCGTCACGGCCGCCGGCAGGGCCTCGAGTTGGGCCCGGACGCGGGCGTAGTTACCGACCTCCTCGCCGAGCGAGACGACCACGTCGGGATCGTTGTCGGCGGCCCGCCGAACGTTGTCGTCGACCCAACTGAGCGACCGCAGGGTCTCGGCGAGGCGAAACGCGCCCGGTGATGGCACATCCGGTGGAAACTCCTCGCGCGCCGCAGTCGCCGCCTCGAGCGCGGCCGTTCGCTCGGTCCGAATCTCGTCGATCGTTTCCGGCGTCGCGATCGCCCCGTCCTGCAACCGGTCGCGGACGGTCTCGAACGCCCGGTATGTCTGCTCGAACTCGAGCGCGCGTGCGAGTCCCGTCGCGAGGTCACCGTCATCGCGGGCGTCCGTCATCCCCTCGCGGGCGTCCTCGACGCGCCGACCGATGTCCCAGGCGAACAGTCGACGACGCTGGTCCTCGAGGTCGTCCAGCCCGACCGCCTCGTACCACTCCTCACCGTCTTGGCTCGGAAACCCGGTTTCGTCGGCGCGATCGATCGAGCGTTCGAGCGCAGTGTCGAACGCCGACTCGAGGTCGATCGGCCCTGTCGCGGCGTCGTCGATGTCGGCTGCGTACCGGCCGTCGAAGTGGTCCCAGACGCGTGCCGTCGCGGTCGCGAACTCGAGCTCACCCGCGGCGTCCCCGATGTCGACGACGCTCGCGGCCGGATCGACGGTCCACTGCTCGAGCACGTGCTCGGCCCACCCGAGGTCGTCCTCCCGTCGGTGCCAGTACAGCGCCGCTCGAAGCCGTCCGCTATCGGTATCGACTCCCCGATAGTCGGTCGCCGCCCGCCGGTCTCGGATCGTCGGGCGAACGGCTTCGTGTTCATCCTCGAGTTCGCCGACGAGTTGCGCCCGATCGGCGTCGATTGCGGTCAGCGCCGTCGCCGCCGCTCGAGCCGCGTCCCGCGCGCCCCTCGTTTCGCGGAGTCGGCGGTACCGGTTCGCGGCCGGGTCCGAATCGTCGCTCTCGGCACTGACGCGGTCCCGAATTTCGCGGGCTTCGTCCCGATCGTCGGCGATCTCCTCGCGAACGACGCCGTTCGGAACGTCGTCGGCGGTGAGCGACGACGGGACCGACTCGAGGAGCGAGTCGATCCGCTCGAGTTCGTCCTCGAGCGCGCCTCGAGTCGGCTGGACCGGCGCCGGCCACTCGATCGTCGGTCCCGTCAGGTCCGCCAACAGGGTTTCGGCGTCCGCTGCGGTAAACGACGGCGCGGCGTCGTCTTCCCAGGGGAGGTCGGTGCTGCCACAGCCGGCGATGGCGACGCTGCCGCCGGCCGCGAGGGCGGCGAGGAATCCGCGGCGTCGGAGACGCGGTTGACGGTCAGCAGTCATTCGTCCCCGCCCTCCGTTCCCCCAGAGACTGCCGTCGAATTCGATTCGCCGGCCGTCGCGTTCGACTCGGTCGACTCGTTCCCCTCGCCTGCCGACTCACCACCGTAGCGAGCTGCCCGCTCTGAATCCCGACACCTGTGGCTCTCGGAACTCGAGAAACTCGAGGGCGCCTCGTCGTAAGGCCGCTGCACGCGGATAACGATCGCTTCGACGAGTTCTTTGTCGGCCTCGCAGGGCGTCGTGGCGTCTTTTAGCGTCTGGCAGTACTCCGTTCGAAACTCGTCGTCGCCGGCCCGAACCGCGACGAGGCGCCGCCGGTAGCAGTCCTCGATCGACCGCTGTTCGACGACGACCGATTCGTTCTCGAAGTCGGTCGCCTCGACGAACTCGCGGATTCGGCTCGCGTCGGGCTCGCTCGTCTCGATTCGCAGGGCCGTCGCAGCCTCGTCGTCGACGACGAATACTCGCTCCCGTCTGCTCCTGTAGCCGTCGCGGTCGGCGGCCGCCTCGGCCGCTTCCTCGTCCTGATGGACGAAAATCTCGTTTTCGGCCGACCGGACCGCGATCGATTCGTACTCGTGGCTCGACTCGAGCGTCGTCCCTTCGCTCGCGCTGTGTTCGACGGTGGTACCGCTGCCGTCGCTGCCGGCACACCCTGCGACGGCGAGTGCAAGCGTACTGCCCGCAGTAGCGAGTAGTCGTCTGCGAGAAACCGTTGTGGAGGGCATTGCCGCCGCTTCTCCCGCCGTTAGTAAATACTTTGATATGATCCGACGGCTGCTCTCTCCCGTGTAGGTGTTTTTAAGACCGCGAGGGGTCAACACGCGAGTATGGCAGACACGGACGATACGCACGACAGTCCAGCGGAGCACGGGAGCGACACGGGCGCCGACGTCGGCCACGATCTCGAGGCCGAGCGGACGACGGCACCGATGAGTGACTACTCCTCGCGAGCCGTCGGCGTCGGCGCGTTCGTGCTCGTGGTCGGGGCGGCGATTGCCTTCGGCATCCCCCTCCTCACGATCGCGCTGTAGGCCGGAGTTAGAAGACGTATTCGTCGTCGTGGCCCATCATTCCGTCGTCTTCGAGACCGGTGCCGCCACCGGTGCCTGTACCTTCCTCTTCGTCCATCGGCCCGCTGGTCTTGTAGGCCTTAATGCCCGTCGAGAGGAGGTCCTCGATCGCCTCCTCGCGATTGACGAACTCGCCGCGCTCGACCATCTGGGCGATCTGCATCTCGAGGTGTTCCGGGATGGTGATCTCTACTTTCGGCATCTGATTCGGCTTTCGGTGAGGGGGTATTTAGGTTTGACGGGGATTCTGCACGCGCAGAAAAGCCTTGCGTCGGCGTTCGAATCGGCGGTTTGTGCCACATTCCGATCCGCTCGCGGAGCCACCAGCGGCTCACGAGGTTCGGTCTGGGACGCAGAAACGGAATCCGCAACGGAGGGCGCGACTCGAATGTCGCGGTCGTCAGCGGTTAGCGGTTCCCTGAAACCGATTACCGGTTGCCCATCATCGAGTCGAACGCGTTCTTGAGCGTCGTCCCGGGCTGGGTGATCGAATCGAGTTGCTGGCGTATCTTGCGCTGGTTGAAGTAACTCGCGAACGCGAGGATTGTCGGCGGCCAGAGGCCGACGAACAGTCCGCGTTCGGTCTCTCCGCGCAGGAAGAAGTAGTACCACGAGAGGGCGACTGATGCCGCGGACGCGAGGAACGCGGGCCCCATCGCTTGTTCGCCGACTTCCTCGGCTGCCTCTCCGGACATTTCCTGTTCCGTCATCTGTTGTCTACTCGCCATGCATTGCGTTGGTGGGCGAGTTGCTACTAAGGGATGACGAGGGTTTCAGCCCGTATGCTGGTATTATAACGGACGCAGGACCGTTTCACACCGTTTCGAGCCCCCGTTACAGTGGGTAACAGAGTCTTTCTCCGGCCGTTCCTCTCATTTGCGACCGGATTAGTTCGGTAACGGCTGATGGCGTCCGCCGCGCTGCTCGAGCCAGCAGGGCAGAGCGTCACACCTACGGCTATCCGGACGAAGTGATGGACATGACGAAGGACGTTACGGACCTCTACCAGGAGTTCGGCGACGATCGGCTCCCGTCGGGACAACGCGAAACCTCGGCGTTTCCCGTCCTCTCGAAGAGCGGAACCCCTGACTGGGACCCCGAGACGTGGGAGTTCACCGTCACCGGCGCGGTCGACGAGGAACTGTCGTTCTCGTGGGACGAGTTCCGCGACCTGCCCAGCGAGACCCAGCGACAGGACTTCCACTGCGTGACCGGCTGGAGCAAGTTCGACTGTGAATTCACCGGCGTTCCCTTCACCGAGATCGCCGATCGTGCCGGCGTCCACGACGACGCCGTTCACGTCATGTTCTCCGCACTGGACGGCTACACGACCGACCTCTCGCTCGAGGACTGCATGCGCGAGGAGGTCCTGTTCACCTGGGCGTTCAACGGCGAGGAACTCCCCGAAGACCACGGCGGCCCGCTCCGAGTCGTCACGCCGCACAAGTACGCCTACAAGGGCGCGAAGTGGGTCGACGGCGTCGAGTTCCTCACGGAGCCCGAGCGCGGCTACTGGGAGAAGCGCGGCTACTCCCAGACGGCGAACCCGTGGCGAGAGGAGCGATATAGTTAGGCTGAAGGCGCGGCGGTCCTGACCATCGTGCGATGGACCGGACGTCGGGCGAGCGGGAGGTCGAAGGCCGGCTGGTAGGCGACGCTGCCACCCGGAGTGTGGCGGCCGACGGCGAGTTGGTGAGCCGCAGCCGTGAACTCGAGGACGTCTCATTCGGCGCAATTGCGGCCGCCGACGTCGACGAGCTCGATGCTGACACCGCCACAGCGGCCGACCGAACCGACCGCGCACGCATCCAGTGGGCGGCACCCGACGGCCTCGAGCTCGTCGGTCGCGGCGTAGCCGCGCGATTCGTCGCAACCGGGCCCGAGCGGTTCGCCGAGGTCCGACGACAGGCGAGCCGCGCGTTCGACGGCCTCGAGCACGACGGCCCGGACGTCGCTCGCCCGCGGGCCGTCGGCGGCTTCGCATTCCACGATTATCACGCCGCCGACCGCACGGATTCCGATGCTACTGCGGGTTCGACGCCGAACCCGCATCCGAACTGGGACGAGTTCGACGCCGCTTCCTTCGTGATCCCCCGCGTGTTCGTCGTCCGAAGCGCCGACGGCGAGGACGAGGGCACGTGGCTCACGGCCGTCGGCGCCGACGCTGACGAGGCGACGACACGACTCGAGCGCTGGCACGATCACGTTGCGGAGCTCCCGGCGATGCAGCCAAGCGGCGCGGGTCCCGGCGTCGCCGCGACCCACCGAACCACCGCACCCGACGAGTGGCGAGCCGGGATCGAAACCGCCCTCGAGCGAATCGCCGACGGCCGCCTCACGAAGGTCGTTCTCGCGCAGGCGCTGTCGGTCGACCTCGAGGGCCCGATCGACGTCGGCGCGACGCTCGAACGGCTCCGCCGGGAGTATCCGAACTGCTACCGGTTCCGGATCGGTCGCGAGGGCGGGGTCACCTTCTTCGGCGCGCCGCCCGAGCGGCTGGTCGCGAAACGCGGCCCTCGAGTGGCGACCGAGGCGCTCGCGGGCTCCGCGCCACGGGGTGAGACCCCCGAGGAGGACGATGGACACGCCGATCGGCTGCTCGAGAGCGACAAACTCCGACGCGAGCACGAACTGGTCGTCGACGCGATCCGCGACCAGCTCGCGCCGCTCGCGCGGGATCTCGAGATCGACGAGCGGACGATCCGAAAGCTGGCGACGATCCAGCACCTCCGGACGCCGATCGAGGCGACGCTGAACGGTGATCGCCACGTCCTCGAGATCGTCGAAGCGCTGCACCCGACGCCCGCCGTCGGCGGGATGCCGCCCGACGCGGCCTGGGAAACGATCCGCGAGACGGAACCGTTCGATCGCGGCTGGTACGCCGCGCCGGTCGGCTGGTTCGACGCCGACGGGGACGGCGAGTTTGCGGTCGGCCTCCGTTCCGGAATCGCGACCGACGAGGCGGTCACGCTGTTCGCGGGCAGCGGCATCGTCGCCGACAGCGACCCCGACGAGGAGTGGGAGGAAGTGCAGTTGAAGTTCCGGCCGATTCTCGACGAGTTACGATAACGATTCCATTGCCGTTTGCAACTCCACAACACGCATGAGCGCACCGAACCGCGCGACCCTCTGGGGTCGCGTCCTCGCCGACGAACTCGCCGCCGGCGGCCTCGAGGCCGCCTGTATCGCCCCGGGGAGCCGCTCGACGCCGCTGACGGTTGCCTTCGCCGAACACCCAGAGATCGACGTCTACTCGCACTTAGACGAGCGCTCGGCGGCCTACTTCGCGCTCGGCCGGGCGCGTCGCACCGGCGAGCCGACGGCCCTGATCTGCACGTCGGGCACTGCGGCGGCGAACTTCCACCCCGCCGTCATCGAGGCGAGCCAGGCCCGCGTGCCGCTGCTCGTACTCACCGCCGATCGGCCGCCCGAACTCCGCGATAGCGGCGCGAACCAGACGATCGACCAGGTCAAGCTCTACGGCGACGCCGTCCGGTGGTACGCCGAGCTTCCCGAACCCGAGGCCGACGAGCGGAAGGTCCGCAGCCTCCGAACGACCGCCGCGCGGGCGCTCTCGGAGACCGTCGGCGTCGAACCCGGCCCCGTCCACCTCAACTGCCCGTTCAAGAAACCCCTCGAGCCGCTCGAGGTTCCCGACGCCGTCCCCGAGTCCTTCGGTGAGACGCTCGCCGGACGCGGGCGGGACGGTCCGTTCGTCGAAACGGATCGCGGGCGGCGGACGCTCGAGGCGGACGCCGACGGATTGCGGTCGCTTACCGAGGCGCTTCAGACCGCCGAGCGGCCGCTGATCGTCGCCGGGCCCGCGGATCCGCGGGACCTGCAGGAACTCGAGCCCGACGCGGTCGTCGACCTCGCCGAACGCGTCGGCGCGCCGATCCTCGCCGATCCCCTGTCGGGGCTGCGGTTCGGTTCGCACGTTCGTGCGCGCGAGGATCCTCTGATCTACGGCGGCTACGACACCTACGTCGACGCGCTCGAGGATCCGGACGTCGTCCTCCGGTTCGGCGCGTCGCCGACGTCGAAACCGCTGCGCCACGCGCTGCGCGACGCCGACGCCCGCCAGTTCGTGGTCGACCCCGCGGGGGCGTGGCGCGAGGCGACCTTTACCGCGACCGATCTGCTCGCGGCGACGTCCGCGTCGGTCGTGGAGGGTCTACTCGAGGTGCTCGACTCTGGATCTACTGCCGAGACGGACACGGACGACGCATGGCTCGAGCAGTTCGCCGCCGCCGAGCGGAACCACTGGGCGGTCCACGACGAGGCGCGAACCGACGACGCGCTCGAGTCCGAGCCGCTCGAGGGCGCCGTCCTCGCGTCGGTCTTCGAAACGGCGCCCGATCCGGCGACGGTGTTCGTCTCGAACAGCATGCCGATCCGAGATGCGGAACGGTTCGGCCGGCCTCGAGCCGCCGACCTGACGGTCCTCGCGAATCGCGGCGCCAGCGGTATCGACGGCATCGAGAGCACGGCGCTGGGGGCCGGCAGCGCGACCGACCAGGACGAACCGCTCGTGCTCGTCACCGGCGATCTGGCCTTCTACCACGACGCGAACGGGTTGCTCGCCGTCGACCGATGCGACGTCGACGCCACGATCGTCCTGCTGGACAACGACGGCGGCGGCATCTTCCACAAACTCCCCATCGAGGCGTTCGACCCGCCGTTTACCGACCAGTTCAAGACGCCCCACGGGATCGAGTTCGAATCGCTCGGGGAGGCGTACGGCCTCGAGTTCGAGCGGGTCGAACCCCACGAGTTCGACGACGCGTATTGCGAGTCGCTCGAGCGCGAGGGAACGCAGGTGCTGTCCGTCGGGTTCGACGCCGAGCGGAGTCATCGGCGGCGAGAGGAACTCGCAGAGCGTGTGGCCGACAGCGTTGACGAGACGCGACGCGACTGAGTGTTGATCCTTCTCCGGCTAGTCTCGAGGAGTTGACCTGCTGATTGCCTGCTTCAGGCTGCGTCGCGACGGCCACGGTCGCTGACCGATACCGACCGAATAAATCTCATATCGCTATATCAAACAGGGCTTAATTCGGGTCCGCAATCTACTCCCTGAATTCGTCAGACGGCAATCAGCGTCACGCCGATCACCGCGAGCACGGCGGCGGCGAGTCGAAGCCGGAAGTGGCGCTCGCCCAGGAGGACGCCGCCGAGGACGACCGCGACGATCGCCTGCGTGTTGATGACCGGCGAGGCGATGCTAGCGGGCAGGATCGCGAACGCGAGCGTCGTCAGGTGCTCGCCGAGCGCGACCATCCCGCCCGCGACGGCGAGCTTCGGCAGGTCGCCGCGGATCGCGGTCGGCGGATTGCGAACCGCGATCGGGAGGAGCACGACCGCGACCCCGAACAGCAACAGCGGCACCCAGAGCCGCTCGGGGATCGCCAATTCCTGCAGCGATACGCGCTTGCCGAGGTCGCTGACCGCGTAACACATCGCGCTCAGCAGCGCGAGCTGGGCGGGCCGCGAGGCCGCGGCCTTCCGGAACGGTTCGAAGAAGCCACCGGGATCGTAGTTGGCGACGTAGACGGCGAGCGTCGCGACGACGACGCCGCCGACCTCGAGCGGCGTCAGCACCTGCCCGAGCACCACCACCTCGAGGGGCAACACGAACATCGGGACGAGCTTGTTGATCGGGGTGACGTAGGAGACGTCGCCCTCCGCGATGGCCCGCAGAAAGAGCACGAACGCGGCGGCGGTCGCGACGATCGTGAGCGCCGTCACACCGGCTTCCGCGGCGCCGAAGCGTCCAAGCGCCGCCGCTGACCCGTCGACCTGCGTGACGGCGATCGGCAGGTACCACGCGATTCCGAAGGCGTTGATGAGGACGGTCAACGCCGCCGGCGGATACTCGTCGAACGACCGCTTCAGCACGTAGATGTAGACGCCCCAGACGAGGGCGGCGACCAGCGCGACTCCGAGTCCGGCATCCATATCGCGACCCCACGAAAGTCCGCGCCAAGAACGGTTCGATTGCTCGCTCGCGGCGCGGTTCGTCTCCGTCCCGCGGCTCGGTCCGACGCTCGAGTCACTGCGTCGTCGAGGCCGAAAATGAGATCGCCAGCCGCTCGAGCCGTTGCGTTCAGTCGATCTGGGGCGCCTTTTCGTCCGTACGGCCGGGTAACTCGAGTTCGATCTCGAGTTCCGGCTCGCCCATGCCGTCGAAGTCGAGCTCGAGTTCGACCGGTTCGCCGAAGGCGAAGGGGAGTTCCCACGCCTCGCCGTCGGTAGTGTCGCTGATCGTCAGCTCGTCGCCGTCACGAAGCTGCTCGCCCAGCGCGATCAGGAACTCGCCCGCCTCGCTGGCGTCGAGCCGGTACTCC
This portion of the Halopiger aswanensis genome encodes:
- a CDS encoding DUF7550 family protein — encoded protein: MADTDDTHDSPAEHGSDTGADVGHDLEAERTTAPMSDYSSRAVGVGAFVLVVGAAIAFGIPLLTIAL
- a CDS encoding ribbon-helix-helix domain-containing protein — its product is MPKVEITIPEHLEMQIAQMVERGEFVNREEAIEDLLSTGIKAYKTSGPMDEEEGTGTGGGTGLEDDGMMGHDDEYVF
- a CDS encoding sulfite oxidase-like oxidoreductase: MTKDVTDLYQEFGDDRLPSGQRETSAFPVLSKSGTPDWDPETWEFTVTGAVDEELSFSWDEFRDLPSETQRQDFHCVTGWSKFDCEFTGVPFTEIADRAGVHDDAVHVMFSALDGYTTDLSLEDCMREEVLFTWAFNGEELPEDHGGPLRVVTPHKYAYKGAKWVDGVEFLTEPERGYWEKRGYSQTANPWREERYS
- a CDS encoding isochorismate synthase; this translates as MDRTSGEREVEGRLVGDAATRSVAADGELVSRSRELEDVSFGAIAAADVDELDADTATAADRTDRARIQWAAPDGLELVGRGVAARFVATGPERFAEVRRQASRAFDGLEHDGPDVARPRAVGGFAFHDYHAADRTDSDATAGSTPNPHPNWDEFDAASFVIPRVFVVRSADGEDEGTWLTAVGADADEATTRLERWHDHVAELPAMQPSGAGPGVAATHRTTAPDEWRAGIETALERIADGRLTKVVLAQALSVDLEGPIDVGATLERLRREYPNCYRFRIGREGGVTFFGAPPERLVAKRGPRVATEALAGSAPRGETPEEDDGHADRLLESDKLRREHELVVDAIRDQLAPLARDLEIDERTIRKLATIQHLRTPIEATLNGDRHVLEIVEALHPTPAVGGMPPDAAWETIRETEPFDRGWYAAPVGWFDADGDGEFAVGLRSGIATDEAVTLFAGSGIVADSDPDEEWEEVQLKFRPILDELR
- the menD gene encoding 2-succinyl-5-enolpyruvyl-6-hydroxy-3-cyclohexene-1-carboxylic-acid synthase gives rise to the protein MSAPNRATLWGRVLADELAAGGLEAACIAPGSRSTPLTVAFAEHPEIDVYSHLDERSAAYFALGRARRTGEPTALICTSGTAAANFHPAVIEASQARVPLLVLTADRPPELRDSGANQTIDQVKLYGDAVRWYAELPEPEADERKVRSLRTTAARALSETVGVEPGPVHLNCPFKKPLEPLEVPDAVPESFGETLAGRGRDGPFVETDRGRRTLEADADGLRSLTEALQTAERPLIVAGPADPRDLQELEPDAVVDLAERVGAPILADPLSGLRFGSHVRAREDPLIYGGYDTYVDALEDPDVVLRFGASPTSKPLRHALRDADARQFVVDPAGAWREATFTATDLLAATSASVVEGLLEVLDSGSTAETDTDDAWLEQFAAAERNHWAVHDEARTDDALESEPLEGAVLASVFETAPDPATVFVSNSMPIRDAERFGRPRAADLTVLANRGASGIDGIESTALGAGSATDQDEPLVLVTGDLAFYHDANGLLAVDRCDVDATIVLLDNDGGGIFHKLPIEAFDPPFTDQFKTPHGIEFESLGEAYGLEFERVEPHEFDDAYCESLEREGTQVLSVGFDAERSHRRREELAERVADSVDETRRD
- a CDS encoding DMT family transporter, which codes for MDAGLGVALVAALVWGVYIYVLKRSFDEYPPAALTVLINAFGIAWYLPIAVTQVDGSAAALGRFGAAEAGVTALTIVATAAAFVLFLRAIAEGDVSYVTPINKLVPMFVLPLEVVVLGQVLTPLEVGGVVVATLAVYVANYDPGGFFEPFRKAAASRPAQLALLSAMCYAVSDLGKRVSLQELAIPERLWVPLLLFGVAVVLLPIAVRNPPTAIRGDLPKLAVAGGMVALGEHLTTLAFAILPASIASPVINTQAIVAVVLGGVLLGERHFRLRLAAAVLAVIGVTLIAV
- a CDS encoding amphi-Trp domain-containing protein, coding for MADDDSASDERTVIRAGREFEQEYRLDASEAGEFLIALGEQLRDGDELTISDTTDGEAWELPFAFGEPVELELDFDGMGEPELEIELELPGRTDEKAPQID